A part of Aspergillus flavus chromosome 1, complete sequence genomic DNA contains:
- a CDS encoding putative yapsin, with product MRGASLLPVALAALSCVDALSLHRRDTPATVELPIERRQHAGGLQKRDSTLNLPLINYYDSFYILNLTLGTPAQQFAVALDTGSSDLWVNVANSSYCSSRTNPCKPFGLYDPDASSTYKNLGVEFNATYGDGTNAYGYYATDELGLGDVNVDDMQFGVAESTTITQGIIGVAYDTLTNEASHEGKTYANLPQALVNSGAIKSPAYSLWLNDPQASRGSILFGGVNKAKYKGELQTIPIVRTLRGYSYLAVTLTGVSVEQGKESEDYSSRLPIVVLLDSGTSLTYLPDSLVDELYKKFNATFLEDDGLAYVDCELMKKDYTVNFDFSGATIAVGISELVLKAVAEDFPLGTCAFGVVPSGDSQDAMYILGDTFLRSAYVVYDLGNNEISLANTNFSPGDDDIFEIGTGTSAVPGATPVESPVTSATVASATDIVHTVMVGGTKATATGSNSGAAETSSSSGIAALPTSNTRHLLSGLAGAGLLLAL from the exons ATGCGGGGCGCATCTCTCCTACCAGTTGCTTTAGCGGCATTGTCGTGTGTGGACGCCCTCTCGCTTCACAGGCGCGATACCCCGGCCACCGTCGAGCTGCCTATTGAGCGTAGGCAACATGCGGGGGGTCTGCAGAAGAGAGATTCGACGCTGAACTTGCCACTCATAAACTAC TATGATAGTTTCTACATCCTGAACCTGACGCTAGGAACGCCAGCACAGCAATTTGCGGTCGCTTTGGATACTGGCAGCAGTGACCTCTGGGTGAATGTCGCCAACTCGTCCTACTGTTCGTCTCGGACTAATCCGTGCAAACCTTTTGGCCTATATGATCCCGACGCATCCTCAACATACAAGAACCTGGGTGTTGAGTTCAATGCAACATACGGCGACGGCACAAACGCCTACGGTTACTATGCCACTGATGAACTCGGTCTTGGTGATGTAAATGTTGATGATATGCAATTTGGCGTTGCCGAATCAACTACGATAACAC AGGGTATCATCGGTGTAGCTTATGACACTCTCACCAATGAAGCCTCGCATGAAGGCAAAACATACGCCAACCTTCCCCAAGCCCTAGTTAATAGTGGGGCCATTAAATCGCCCGCCTACAGCCTGTGGCTAAATGATCCCCAGGCGAGCCGGGGGTCTATTCTCTTCGGCGGTGTCAACAAGGCCAAGTACAAAGGCGAACTTCAGACCATCCCCATCGTGCGCACTCTTCGCGGGTATTCCTATCTAGCCGTTACCTTGACCGGCGTTTCCGTGGAACAGGGCAAGGAGTCCGAAGATTACTCCTCACGCCTGCCTATAGTGGTGCTGCTTGATTCGGGCACCTCCTTAACATATCTGCCTGACTCACTCGTTGATGAGCTCTACAAGAAGTTCAACGCTACCTTCCTTGAGGACGATGGGCTGGCATACGTTGACTGCGAGCTCATGAAAAAGGATTATACCGTGAATTTCGACTTCTCCGGCGCCACCATCGCCGTCGGAATTAGTGAACTGGTCCTCAAAGCGGTTGCCGAGGACTTCCCTTTGGGAACCTGCGCCTTCGGTGTTGTCCCCAGTGGAGACAGCCAGGATGCCATGTATATCTTGGGAGACACTTTCCTCCGCAGTGCATACGTCGTGTATGACCTCGGTAACAACGAGATCTCCCTTGCCAACACGAACTTCTCTCCCGGAGACGATGACATCTTCGAGATCGGCACCGGTACCAGCGCCGTGCCCGGTGCCACTCCAGTCGAGTCCCCTGTCACCTCTGCTACCGTCGCATCCGCCACTGACATTGTCCATACCGTCATGGTGGGCGGTACTAAAGCTACTGCCACTGGCTCGAATTCCGGCGCCGCTGAGACCTCATCCTCGAGCGGGATCGCAGCCTTGCCGACAAGCAACACGAGACATCTTCTCTCTGGCCTCGCGGGtgctggtcttcttcttgctctgtaA